In Roseisolibacter agri, a genomic segment contains:
- a CDS encoding PadR family transcriptional regulator: MSAPVLGPLELAVLLAVARLGDDAYGLAVRGDVSERTGHDYSVGAVYTTLQRLEEKGLVSSWTTAPQPVRGGRARRKFQVTAAGARALRDARRVAASVWAGVGPNPHPEPA; this comes from the coding sequence ATGTCCGCCCCCGTCCTCGGCCCCCTCGAGCTGGCCGTCCTCCTCGCCGTCGCGCGCCTGGGCGACGACGCCTACGGCCTCGCGGTGCGCGGCGACGTGTCCGAGCGCACGGGGCACGACTACTCCGTCGGCGCCGTCTACACGACGCTGCAGCGCCTGGAGGAGAAGGGGCTCGTGTCTTCGTGGACCACCGCGCCGCAGCCGGTGCGCGGCGGGCGCGCGCGCCGGAAGTTCCAGGTCACCGCGGCCGGCGCGCGCGCCCTGCGCGACGCGCGGCGCGTCGCCGCATCCGTCTGGGCCGGCGTCGGCCCGAACCCGCATCCGGAGCCCGCATGA
- a CDS encoding permease prefix domain 2-containing transporter: protein MTASPRLAEQLLASLGATAGFRDPLLGDLAEEFARRVARDGETAARRWYRREALRTAPHLLYDGLRHLRASDVVHLVGVVFTAWVLLGALVALVAVPLAGVVLRGTGVELASVLAPGAGRLPWQHPVLAAVMLELATLVALAGGRIAGALYGRAPLVGALALGATWTTLGLVAGTLGGGIPLWYRAAASVATLAGATLGGLLAVRALSARGRARSARA from the coding sequence ATGACCGCGTCCCCGCGACTCGCCGAGCAGCTCCTCGCGTCCCTCGGCGCCACCGCCGGCTTCCGCGACCCGCTGCTCGGCGATCTGGCCGAGGAGTTCGCGCGGCGCGTCGCGCGCGACGGCGAGACCGCCGCGCGCCGCTGGTACCGCCGCGAGGCGCTGCGCACCGCGCCGCACCTGCTGTACGACGGCCTGCGCCACCTGCGCGCGAGCGACGTCGTGCACCTCGTCGGCGTCGTGTTCACCGCCTGGGTGCTGCTCGGGGCGCTGGTGGCGCTGGTGGCCGTGCCGCTGGCGGGCGTGGTGCTGCGGGGCACCGGTGTCGAGCTCGCGTCGGTGCTCGCGCCGGGCGCCGGGCGGCTGCCGTGGCAGCACCCGGTGCTCGCCGCCGTGATGCTGGAGCTCGCGACGCTCGTCGCGCTCGCGGGCGGGCGCATCGCCGGCGCGCTGTACGGCCGCGCGCCGCTCGTGGGCGCCCTCGCGCTGGGCGCGACGTGGACGACGCTCGGACTCGTCGCCGGCACGCTCGGCGGCGGCATCCCGCTCTGGTATCGCGCGGCGGCCAGCGTGGCGACGCTCGCCGGCGCGACGCTGGGAGGGCTGCTCGCGGTGCGCGCGCTCAGCGCGCGTGGTCGCGCGCGATCTGCTCGGGCGTGA
- a CDS encoding amidohydrolase family protein: MRNALRRALLLLLASAAPALAQRRGAPVIDMHLHAHALADYGGGFPACTNAGPLEWLPVDPREPITFARQLARCAVTVPPAASDSALLRESLAMLARYNIVRAVTTGTVERVGAWRAAAPDRIVPATYFDAEGTRMPADFRRLHAEGRLQLFAEVGPQYDGRRVDDAVYEPFFALAEELDIPVGVHLGEGPVGGPHVLGGSPYRARLTSALQLEEVLVRHPKLRVYVMHFGSPLVDETIALLFSHPQVYVDVAQNNWGTPRAHFYAQLRKLVDAGFASRILWGSDQMIWPGTIGVAIETIERAPFLTAAQKRDILYHNAARFLRLTPEQIARDHAR; this comes from the coding sequence GTGCGCAACGCGCTCCGCCGCGCGCTGCTCCTCCTGCTCGCGTCGGCCGCGCCGGCCCTCGCGCAGCGCCGCGGCGCGCCGGTGATCGACATGCACCTGCACGCGCACGCGCTGGCGGACTACGGCGGCGGCTTCCCGGCCTGCACCAACGCCGGCCCGCTCGAGTGGCTGCCCGTCGACCCGCGCGAGCCGATCACCTTCGCCCGCCAGCTGGCGCGCTGCGCGGTGACGGTCCCGCCGGCGGCCAGCGACTCGGCGCTGCTCCGCGAATCGCTGGCGATGCTGGCGCGCTACAACATCGTCCGCGCCGTCACCACCGGCACCGTCGAGCGGGTGGGCGCGTGGCGCGCCGCCGCGCCGGACCGCATCGTGCCGGCGACCTACTTCGATGCCGAGGGGACGCGCATGCCCGCGGACTTCCGGCGCCTGCACGCCGAGGGGCGCCTCCAGCTGTTCGCCGAGGTCGGTCCGCAGTACGACGGCCGCCGCGTGGACGACGCGGTGTACGAGCCGTTCTTCGCGCTGGCCGAGGAGCTCGACATCCCGGTCGGCGTGCACTTGGGCGAGGGACCGGTGGGCGGCCCGCACGTGCTGGGCGGCTCGCCGTACCGTGCGCGGCTCACGAGCGCGCTGCAGCTGGAGGAGGTGCTGGTGCGCCACCCGAAGCTGCGCGTGTACGTGATGCACTTCGGGTCCCCGCTGGTGGACGAGACCATCGCGCTGCTCTTCTCGCACCCGCAGGTGTACGTCGACGTCGCGCAGAACAACTGGGGGACGCCGCGCGCGCACTTCTACGCGCAGCTGCGGAAGCTGGTGGACGCGGGCTTCGCGTCGCGGATCCTGTGGGGCTCCGACCAGATGATCTGGCCGGGCACGATCGGCGTGGCGATCGAGACGATCGAGCGGGCGCCGTTCCTGACGGCGGCGCAGAAGCGCGACATCCTCTACCACAACGCCGCGCGCTTCCTGCGGCTCACGCCCGAGCAGATCGCGCGCGACCACGCGCGCTGA
- a CDS encoding sulfite oxidase gives MSDRPDLVTRRELLAAGLTVAGGALLVPSLVRQLSALQPPGAANARDVLIRNARAFDAEAPIAALADFRTAIAHHYVRSHFGPPARLPRTWTLTIDGGVQRAVTLTLDEIRRMPGAVTRPVTLECAGNGRGLFGLPKTSGIQWGYGAVSTATWTGVPLAAILERAGLRPDARHLWMEGLDRAPAGSVPKFLRSIPREVGLDGAFVAYAMNDGPIPLHNGGPLRLLVPGWYGMASTKWLTHVHAMPVESDNFYMKNGYRYADGRGVTALRPKSVVASPLEGARVRAGRVTMRGQAWSGSGSGGIRGVDVSADGGRTWRAARLLGTEQPGAWRSWEADVDVTAGDATLMARATDASGATQPMQPEVNPGGFANNVVHRVTIHVA, from the coding sequence ATGTCCGACCGGCCGGACCTCGTCACGCGCCGCGAGCTGCTCGCGGCCGGTCTCACGGTGGCGGGTGGCGCGCTGCTCGTGCCGTCGCTCGTGCGGCAGCTGTCGGCGCTGCAGCCGCCCGGCGCGGCCAACGCGCGCGACGTCCTCATTCGCAACGCGCGCGCGTTCGACGCCGAGGCGCCGATCGCGGCGCTCGCCGACTTCCGGACGGCGATCGCGCACCACTACGTGCGCAGCCACTTCGGCCCGCCCGCGCGGCTGCCGCGCACGTGGACGCTCACCATCGACGGCGGCGTGCAGCGGGCGGTGACGCTGACGCTCGACGAGATCCGGCGCATGCCCGGCGCGGTGACGCGGCCGGTGACGCTGGAGTGCGCGGGCAACGGGCGTGGCCTGTTCGGGCTCCCCAAGACGTCGGGCATCCAGTGGGGCTACGGCGCCGTCAGCACCGCGACGTGGACCGGCGTGCCGCTGGCCGCGATCCTCGAGCGCGCGGGGCTGCGGCCCGACGCGCGCCACCTCTGGATGGAAGGCCTCGACCGCGCGCCGGCGGGCTCGGTCCCCAAGTTCCTGCGCAGCATCCCGCGCGAGGTGGGGCTGGACGGCGCGTTCGTGGCGTACGCGATGAACGACGGCCCGATCCCGCTGCACAACGGCGGCCCGCTGCGGCTGCTCGTGCCGGGCTGGTACGGCATGGCGTCCACCAAGTGGCTGACGCACGTGCACGCGATGCCGGTCGAGTCGGACAACTTCTACATGAAGAACGGCTACCGCTACGCGGACGGCCGCGGCGTCACGGCGCTGCGCCCCAAGTCGGTCGTCGCCTCACCGCTGGAGGGCGCGCGCGTGCGCGCGGGCCGCGTGACGATGCGCGGGCAGGCGTGGAGCGGCAGCGGCTCCGGCGGCATCCGCGGCGTCGACGTCTCGGCCGACGGCGGCCGCACCTGGCGCGCGGCGCGGCTGCTGGGCACCGAGCAGCCGGGCGCGTGGCGCTCGTGGGAGGCGGACGTGGACGTGACCGCGGGCGACGCGACGCTGATGGCGCGCGCCACCGACGCGTCGGGCGCGACGCAGCCCATGCAGCCCGAGGTGAACCCGGGCGGCTTCGCCAACAACGTCGTGCACCGGGTGACGATCCATGTCGCGTGA
- a CDS encoding sulfite exporter TauE/SafE family protein, with product MLALGLALATLIGLSLGLLGGGGSILTVPVLVYVLGYAAKPAIAMSLPVVGVTSLVGAALHWRLGNVRVRTALAFGVLAMLGAFAGARLAGLLAGAVQLALLAVVMLAAAVSMLRGRHDDATLDAPPRLALLAPIALGVGVLTGLVGIGGGFLVVPALVLLAHVPMRQAVGTSLLVIAMNSASGFAGYLGTVSVDWSFLAGFTAAAVTGALVGTALAARVPQAALRRAFGVFLLAMGTFVLYKNRGAFAGAATSVAAPRASSDSTRA from the coding sequence ATGCTCGCGCTCGGGCTGGCGCTGGCGACGCTGATCGGCCTCTCGCTCGGCCTCCTCGGCGGCGGCGGCTCGATCCTCACGGTCCCGGTGCTGGTCTACGTGCTCGGCTACGCGGCCAAGCCGGCGATCGCGATGAGCCTCCCCGTCGTCGGCGTCACGAGCCTCGTGGGCGCCGCGCTGCACTGGCGGCTCGGCAACGTGCGCGTGCGCACTGCGCTCGCCTTCGGCGTGCTGGCGATGCTCGGCGCGTTCGCGGGCGCGCGGCTCGCGGGACTCCTCGCGGGCGCGGTGCAGCTGGCGCTGCTCGCCGTCGTCATGCTCGCCGCCGCCGTATCGATGCTGCGCGGCCGCCACGACGACGCGACCCTCGATGCGCCGCCGCGCCTCGCGCTGCTGGCGCCCATCGCGCTCGGCGTCGGCGTGCTGACGGGGCTCGTCGGCATCGGCGGCGGCTTCCTCGTGGTGCCCGCGCTCGTGCTGCTGGCGCACGTGCCCATGCGGCAGGCCGTCGGCACGTCGCTGCTGGTGATCGCGATGAACTCGGCCTCGGGCTTCGCCGGCTATCTCGGCACCGTGTCCGTCGACTGGAGCTTCCTCGCCGGCTTCACCGCCGCCGCCGTCACGGGCGCGCTCGTGGGCACCGCGCTCGCCGCGCGCGTCCCGCAGGCGGCGCTCAGGCGCGCGTTCGGCGTCTTCCTGCTGGCGATGGGCACCTTCGTCCTCTACAAGAACCGCGGCGCGTTCGCGGGCGCCGCCACCAGCGTCGCCGCGCCGCGCGCGTCCTCCGACTCCACCCGAGCCTGA
- a CDS encoding MBL fold metallo-hydrolase, which translates to MFFQRFYDTGLAQASYLIGCQRTGEAVVVDPNRDVQPYLDAAAREKLRITHVTETHIHADFVSGARELAARTGARLLLSGEGGDDWQYAFAASDGATLLRDGDAFMVGNVRLEAMHTPGHTPEHLSFVVTDTPAGAGPWGILTGDFVFVGDVGRPDLLEKAAGHAGTMEAGARTLFRSLQRFRALPDHLQVWPGHGAGSACGKALGAIPSSTVGYEKIGNWGVATTDESEFVRMVLDGQPEPPRYFAQMKRINRDGPRVLGALPDAVRLPADALGALLRRGEIVVDTRPNALYAQGHVPGTINIPLGGSFTTWAGWLLPYDRDAYLLVDDATQSAAAATRALALIGLDRVAGVLGADAIAQWAASGQPLGTITQRTPAEVAAMVERGEATVIDVRGRAEWEAGHLPDVPNIPVGFLTEHLDALPTDRPVVLHCQGGSRSAIAASVLHARGLTNVVNMSGGYGAWRQAGLPVVHEDAELAPAPA; encoded by the coding sequence ATGTTCTTCCAGCGCTTCTACGACACCGGGCTCGCGCAGGCCAGCTACCTGATCGGCTGCCAGCGGACCGGCGAGGCGGTCGTCGTGGACCCGAACCGCGACGTGCAGCCCTACCTGGACGCGGCGGCGCGGGAGAAGCTGCGCATCACGCACGTCACGGAGACGCACATCCACGCCGACTTCGTGAGCGGCGCGCGCGAGCTGGCGGCGCGCACGGGCGCGCGGCTGCTGCTGTCGGGCGAGGGCGGCGACGACTGGCAGTACGCGTTCGCGGCGTCCGACGGCGCGACGCTGCTGCGCGACGGCGATGCGTTCATGGTCGGCAACGTCCGCCTCGAGGCGATGCACACGCCCGGACACACGCCGGAGCACCTGAGCTTCGTCGTCACCGACACGCCCGCGGGCGCGGGGCCGTGGGGGATCCTGACGGGCGACTTCGTCTTCGTCGGCGACGTCGGCCGCCCCGACCTGCTGGAGAAGGCCGCGGGTCACGCGGGCACGATGGAAGCGGGCGCGCGCACGCTCTTCCGGTCGCTGCAGCGCTTCCGCGCGCTCCCCGATCACCTGCAGGTGTGGCCCGGCCACGGCGCCGGCTCGGCGTGCGGCAAGGCGCTCGGCGCCATCCCGTCGTCCACGGTGGGCTACGAGAAGATCGGGAACTGGGGCGTCGCGACGACGGACGAATCGGAGTTCGTGCGCATGGTGCTCGACGGCCAGCCCGAGCCGCCGCGCTACTTCGCGCAGATGAAGCGCATCAACCGGGACGGCCCGCGCGTGCTCGGCGCGCTCCCGGACGCGGTGCGCCTGCCGGCGGACGCGCTGGGCGCGCTGCTGCGGCGCGGCGAGATCGTGGTCGACACGCGGCCGAACGCGCTCTACGCGCAGGGGCACGTGCCGGGCACGATCAACATCCCGCTGGGCGGCAGCTTCACGACGTGGGCGGGCTGGCTGCTGCCGTACGACCGCGACGCATACCTGCTGGTGGACGACGCGACGCAGAGCGCGGCCGCCGCCACGCGCGCGCTCGCGCTCATCGGGCTGGATCGCGTCGCGGGCGTGCTGGGCGCCGACGCGATCGCGCAGTGGGCCGCTTCGGGCCAGCCGCTCGGCACGATCACGCAGCGCACGCCGGCGGAAGTGGCCGCGATGGTGGAGCGCGGCGAGGCGACGGTGATCGACGTGCGTGGCCGCGCGGAGTGGGAGGCGGGCCACCTGCCCGACGTGCCGAACATCCCGGTCGGTTTCCTCACGGAGCACCTCGACGCGCTGCCGACGGATCGCCCGGTGGTGCTGCACTGCCAGGGCGGGAGCCGCTCGGCGATCGCGGCGAGCGTGCTGCACGCGCGCGGGCTCACGAACGTCGTGAACATGAGCGGCGGCTACGGCGCGTGGCGGCAGGCGGGGCTCCCCGTGGTGCACGAGGACGCCGAACTCGCGCCGGCGCCGGCGTGA
- a CDS encoding ArsR/SmtB family transcription factor: protein MATTPLSPATIALVAERFRALAEPARLHLMQALRGGERTVGELVEATGLNTANVSKHLLLLHGAGFVSRRKEGLYVYYGLADDDVFRLCDIMCGRLAAEASSRREPSGRR from the coding sequence ATGGCGACGACGCCCCTGAGCCCCGCGACGATCGCGCTCGTGGCCGAGCGCTTCCGCGCGCTGGCCGAGCCGGCGCGGCTGCACCTGATGCAGGCGCTGCGCGGTGGCGAGCGGACGGTGGGCGAGCTGGTCGAGGCGACGGGGCTCAACACCGCGAACGTCTCGAAGCACCTGCTGCTGCTGCACGGCGCCGGCTTCGTGTCGCGGCGCAAGGAGGGGCTGTACGTGTACTACGGCCTCGCGGACGACGACGTGTTCCGGCTGTGCGACATCATGTGCGGCCGCCTGGCCGCCGAGGCGAGCAGCCGCCGAGAGCCGTCCGGGCGCCGCTGA
- a CDS encoding PEP-CTERM sorting domain-containing protein, whose amino-acid sequence MQTLRRLAVVSTVLLVHASVAPAQQTITFSADPFTGSTALTTPGRQIVGNELFTTFDPATDVFVFDPAVYGAYGIGSLSFAIGAVGSLPTTGVNTLVLAPSPIPFAAGTAANEIAARLTTSGAGFFVYFNSGLDVPRLVFSTDLNDENADLRVLARLTNLSGQGGRDALATFSSANFAVAVVPEPSSVLMLAAGLAAVGAHQAARRHRAGITARVRRT is encoded by the coding sequence ATGCAGACGCTGCGACGTCTCGCAGTGGTGTCCACGGTGCTGCTGGTCCACGCGTCGGTCGCGCCGGCGCAGCAGACGATCACGTTCAGCGCCGACCCGTTCACCGGCAGCACGGCGCTGACCACGCCCGGCCGTCAGATCGTGGGGAACGAGCTCTTCACGACGTTCGATCCGGCGACCGACGTCTTCGTGTTCGACCCCGCGGTGTACGGCGCGTACGGCATCGGCAGCCTGAGCTTCGCGATCGGCGCCGTCGGCAGCCTGCCCACGACCGGGGTGAACACGCTCGTGCTGGCGCCCTCGCCGATCCCCTTCGCCGCCGGCACCGCCGCGAACGAGATCGCGGCGCGGCTGACGACGTCGGGCGCGGGATTCTTCGTCTACTTCAACAGCGGGCTGGACGTGCCGCGTCTCGTGTTCTCCACCGACCTGAACGACGAGAACGCGGACCTCCGGGTGCTGGCGCGCCTGACGAACCTGTCGGGGCAGGGCGGCCGCGACGCGCTCGCGACGTTCAGCAGCGCCAACTTCGCGGTCGCGGTCGTGCCGGAGCCGTCGAGCGTGCTGATGCTCGCCGCGGGGCTGGCGGCGGTCGGCGCGCACCAGGCGGCGCGGCGCCACCGCGCCGGCATCACTGCGCGCGTTCGACGCACCTAG
- a CDS encoding nucleoside deaminase codes for MDVFLDAALDEARQGLAEGGIPIGAVLVLDGRIVGRGHNRRVQRGSAVLHAEMDCLEQAGRLTAADYRRSTLYSTLSPCDMCSGAALLYGIPRIVVGEHRTFRGPEDYLRSHGVELTVVDDARCVGLMRDFIAARPELWHEDIGVD; via the coding sequence GTGGACGTCTTCCTCGATGCCGCGCTCGACGAGGCGCGGCAGGGGCTGGCCGAGGGCGGCATCCCGATCGGCGCGGTGCTCGTGCTCGACGGGCGGATCGTCGGCCGCGGGCACAACCGGCGCGTGCAGCGCGGCAGCGCGGTGCTGCACGCCGAGATGGACTGCCTGGAGCAGGCGGGCCGGCTGACCGCCGCGGACTACCGGCGCTCGACGCTCTACTCGACGCTCTCGCCGTGCGACATGTGCAGCGGCGCGGCGTTGCTGTACGGCATCCCGCGCATCGTCGTCGGCGAGCACCGCACCTTCCGCGGGCCGGAGGACTACCTGCGCTCGCACGGCGTGGAGCTGACCGTCGTGGACGACGCGCGCTGCGTGGGGTTGATGCGCGACTTCATCGCCGCGCGGCCGGAGCTCTGGCACGAGGACATCGGCGTCGACTGA
- a CDS encoding CoA-acylating methylmalonate-semialdehyde dehydrogenase, whose protein sequence is MRYADVQNYVGGAFVVPDVPVAPVYDPSSGEVISRVPLSSAREVDAAVRSAREAAPAWAATPIKDRVQVFYRYKALLERHLDELAALVTEENGKIASEARAEVLKSAELTEFSCSLPQIVTGEVLEVSRGVECRVERFPVGVVAAVTPFNFPNMVPNWSIPNAVALGNCLILKPSELVPLSARRIAELLEEAGLPKGVLQIVHGGQEAVEALCDHPDIGALSFVGSTRIAKIVYRRATANLKRCLALGGAKNHLIVMPDADREMTASNVIASMSGCAGQRCMAASVMVAVSATDHIVQRMVEHARAMVPGRDVGPVISEAARERITRYIDEAEAAGATVLVDGRHARVPGREGGYFLGPTIIDHVTPDMAIAREEVFGPVLAIVRAKDVDEALAVENASPYGNAASVFTESGGIARRVMERANAGMVGVNVGVPVPREPFSFGGWNDSKFGVGDITGRGSIELWTQAKKMTTKWNREAGVNWMS, encoded by the coding sequence ATGAGATACGCCGATGTGCAGAACTACGTCGGGGGCGCCTTCGTCGTCCCCGACGTCCCCGTCGCCCCGGTGTACGACCCGAGCAGCGGCGAGGTCATCTCGCGCGTCCCGCTCTCCTCCGCGCGCGAGGTGGACGCGGCCGTGCGCTCCGCCCGCGAGGCCGCGCCCGCGTGGGCCGCGACGCCCATCAAGGACCGCGTCCAGGTCTTCTACCGCTACAAGGCGTTGCTCGAGCGCCACCTGGACGAGCTGGCCGCGCTGGTCACCGAGGAGAACGGCAAGATCGCCAGCGAGGCGCGGGCCGAGGTGCTGAAGTCGGCCGAGCTGACCGAGTTCTCGTGCTCGCTGCCGCAGATCGTGACCGGCGAGGTGCTGGAGGTCAGCCGCGGCGTCGAGTGCCGCGTCGAGCGCTTTCCCGTGGGGGTCGTGGCGGCGGTGACGCCGTTCAACTTCCCCAACATGGTGCCGAACTGGTCGATCCCCAACGCGGTCGCCCTGGGCAACTGCCTGATCCTCAAGCCGTCCGAGCTCGTGCCGCTGAGCGCGCGCCGCATCGCCGAGCTGCTGGAGGAGGCCGGGCTGCCCAAGGGCGTGCTGCAGATCGTGCACGGCGGCCAGGAGGCCGTCGAGGCGCTGTGCGACCATCCCGACATCGGGGCGCTCAGCTTCGTCGGCTCGACGCGGATCGCGAAGATCGTCTACCGCCGCGCCACCGCGAACCTCAAGCGCTGTCTCGCCCTCGGCGGCGCGAAGAACCACCTGATCGTGATGCCCGACGCCGACCGCGAGATGACGGCGAGCAACGTCATCGCGTCGATGTCGGGGTGCGCGGGGCAGCGCTGCATGGCGGCGAGCGTGATGGTGGCGGTGAGCGCCACCGACCACATCGTGCAGCGGATGGTGGAGCACGCGCGGGCGATGGTGCCGGGACGCGACGTCGGGCCGGTGATCTCGGAGGCCGCGCGCGAGCGCATCACGCGCTACATCGACGAGGCCGAGGCGGCCGGCGCGACCGTGCTGGTGGACGGCCGCCACGCGCGCGTGCCGGGGCGCGAGGGCGGCTACTTCCTGGGGCCGACGATCATCGACCACGTGACGCCCGACATGGCGATCGCGCGTGAGGAGGTGTTCGGCCCCGTGCTCGCGATCGTGCGCGCGAAGGACGTCGACGAGGCGCTGGCGGTGGAGAACGCGTCGCCCTACGGCAACGCGGCGTCGGTGTTCACGGAGAGCGGGGGCATCGCGCGCCGGGTGATGGAGCGCGCGAACGCGGGGATGGTCGGCGTGAACGTCGGCGTGCCCGTGCCGCGCGAGCCGTTCTCCTTCGGCGGCTGGAACGACTCGAAGTTCGGCGTCGGCGACATCACGGGGCGCGGCTCGATCGAGCTCTGGACGCAGGCGAAGAAGATGACCACCAAGTGGAATCGCGAAGCGGGCGTGAACTGGATGAGCTGA
- a CDS encoding hypothetical protein (NADH-dependent; catalyzes the conversion of pyrimidines to 5,6-dihydro compounds in pyrimidine degradation), whose product MADRSVTFTGIRFENPFLLSSAPPTESEQNILRAFEAGWGGVVTKTIGLHPVINVVGAKAKFLRTSPEDASVSMRKRPGAALHSSWNWELISDKTLDWWVPRLRRIKEAHPTKALIASIMAGSGNDKELRNWQTLAQACQDAGADGLELNFSCPHMDRKDMGSNIGKDEGLCSVVTEAVKEVARVPVWCKLTPATRDMVVEAAACFRGGADAIVSSNTFPSLPMIDPETLEFEINVDGKVSSGGLGGPAILPMSLANMARMTQAFPDRAFSGIGGISDFTQALSYLLLGCGTVQVCTAAMLDQAVGPHVIQKLNAGLDAFLEKHAADGWRTVEDFRGIRRERVVLQSEIRRPDASEYDGGYEPVEGYAAPTRGVASLS is encoded by the coding sequence ATGGCCGATCGATCCGTCACCTTCACGGGGATCCGGTTCGAGAATCCCTTCCTGCTCTCGTCGGCGCCGCCGACCGAGTCGGAGCAGAACATCCTCCGCGCCTTCGAGGCCGGATGGGGCGGCGTCGTCACGAAGACCATCGGGCTGCACCCGGTGATCAACGTCGTCGGCGCGAAGGCGAAGTTCCTGCGCACCTCGCCCGAGGACGCGAGCGTGTCGATGCGGAAGCGGCCGGGCGCCGCGCTGCACTCGAGCTGGAACTGGGAGCTGATCTCCGACAAGACGCTCGACTGGTGGGTGCCGCGCCTGCGCCGCATCAAGGAGGCGCATCCCACCAAGGCCCTCATCGCGTCGATCATGGCCGGCTCCGGGAACGACAAGGAGCTGCGCAACTGGCAGACGCTCGCGCAGGCGTGCCAGGACGCGGGCGCGGACGGGCTGGAGCTGAACTTCAGCTGCCCGCACATGGACCGGAAGGACATGGGGTCCAACATCGGCAAGGATGAGGGGCTCTGCTCCGTCGTGACCGAGGCGGTGAAGGAGGTCGCGCGGGTCCCGGTGTGGTGCAAGCTGACGCCGGCGACGCGCGACATGGTGGTGGAGGCGGCGGCCTGCTTCCGCGGCGGCGCGGACGCGATCGTCAGCAGCAACACCTTCCCGTCGCTGCCGATGATCGACCCGGAGACGCTGGAGTTCGAGATCAACGTCGACGGCAAGGTGTCGAGCGGCGGGCTCGGTGGGCCCGCGATCCTGCCGATGTCGCTCGCCAACATGGCGCGCATGACGCAGGCCTTCCCGGACCGCGCCTTCTCGGGCATTGGCGGCATCTCCGACTTCACGCAGGCGCTCAGCTACCTGCTCCTGGGCTGCGGCACGGTGCAGGTGTGCACGGCCGCGATGCTCGACCAGGCGGTGGGGCCGCACGTGATCCAGAAGCTGAACGCGGGGCTGGATGCGTTCCTGGAGAAGCACGCGGCGGACGGCTGGCGCACGGTCGAGGACTTCCGCGGCATCCGGCGCGAGCGCGTCGTGCTGCAGTCCGAGATCCGCCGCCCCGACGCCAGCGAGTACGACGGCGGCTACGAGCCCGTCGAGGGCTACGCGGCGCCGACGCGCGGTGTGGCGAGCCTGTCGTGA